From a region of the Solanum stenotomum isolate F172 chromosome 2, ASM1918654v1, whole genome shotgun sequence genome:
- the LOC125855999 gene encoding uncharacterized protein LOC125855999, whose product MTTSRVRDFIRINPPILNGSKIEEDPYEFIDEVYNVLAIVGVTPVEKSELTAYQLKGVAQILLNQWKVSIRIFSQGSSNSPRFNKERVSNLKPQGGNRSGSLLPTCAMCGRKNEGKCLAGYNACFACGNMDHKIRDCPLVAKNAGDSHCRAQPYPSSSPSG is encoded by the exons atgaCAACATCTAGAGTAAGGGATTTCATTAGGATAAATCCTCCGATATTAAATGGTTCTAAGATTGAGGAAGATCCTTatgagttcattgatgaggtttacaaTGTGTTGGCTATTGTGGGAGTGACTCCGGTGGAAAAATCAGAATTgaccgcttatcaacttaagggtgttgctcaaattTTGTTGAACCAATGGAAG GTTTCGATAAGGATTTTcagtcaaggttcctccaattcTCCTAGGTTTAACAAGGAGAGGGTGTCTAACCTtaagcctcaaggagggaaTAGAAGTGGGTCTTTATTGCCTACTTGTGCTATGTGTGGAAGAAAGAATGAAGGTAAATGCCTTGCGGGTTACAATGCTTGTTTTGCTTGTGGTAATATGGACCACAAGATAAGAGATTGTCCTTTAGTTGCTAAGAATGCTGGAGATAGTCATTGTAGGGCTCAACCCTATCCTTCATCTAGTCCAAGTGGTTAa